In the genome of Bosea sp. BIWAKO-01, the window CGATGTCTCCGGGATTTCGGTTTGCAACAGACTGTTACAGAATGATGCTTGCCCTAAGGGCATGTGGAAGGCCAAGGGTACTTCTCTGCCGGAGCTTCATCGCGTGGCCCGCTCGAACAGCCCTCATCTCCTCATCGTCGATGACGACGCCACGATACTCAGAATCCTCGCGCGGTTCCTGAGCGAGCATGGGGTGCGTGTGACGCAGGCGCAGGCCGGGGCGCAGATGCTCGAAGCCTTGGAAGCAGGGCGCTTCGACCTCATCGTCCTCGATATCATGATGCCGGGAGAGGATGGGCTCAGCCTTTGCCGGCGTGTCCGTGCCACGAGCAATATTCCGATCATCCTGCTGACAGCGATGACATCCGACACGGATCGGGTCGTCGGGCTCGAGCTCGGTGCCGACGATTATGTCACGAAGCCCTTCAACCCACGTGAGCTTCTGGCGCGGGTGCGGGCTGTTCTGCGCCGGACCGGCGTCTCTCCCGCAGCTGCGCGCGATCACGTGCGGTCGAGCTTTCGGTTTGCGGGATGGACGCTGGATGCGAAACGCCGGGTCTTCCTGTCTCCTGACAATGTGCTGACCGACCTGACGAGCGGCCAGTTCGATCTGCTGCTGGCCTTCGTGGAGCAT includes:
- a CDS encoding response regulator, with the translated sequence MTSFINPSGAGRVRETLISRAVGARGDVSGISVCNRLLQNDACPKGMWKAKGTSLPELHRVARSNSPHLLIVDDDATILRILARFLSEHGVRVTQAQAGAQMLEALEAGRFDLIVLDIMMPGEDGLSLCRRVRATSNIPIILLTAMTSDTDRVVGLELGADDYVTKPFNPRELLARVRAVLRRTGVSPAAARDHVRSSFRFAGWTLDAKRRVFLSPDNVLTDLTSGQFDLLLAFVEHPQRVLSRDQLLDLAHGRASQIFDRSIDVQISRLRRKIEINPQEPLLIKTVRSEGYVRTADVVADAPEATP